One segment of Pseudomonadota bacterium DNA contains the following:
- a CDS encoding type II toxin-antitoxin system RelE/ParE family toxin translates to MKADKTYIRSNGKALFEEWITSIRDKSIAAKIFTRIDRLRLGNFGDCKSVGNGVFELRLHFGSGYRIYFGVVGSEVVLLLLGGDKSSQKKDI, encoded by the coding sequence ATTAAAGCGGATAAAACCTACATTAGGTCGAATGGTAAAGCGCTATTTGAAGAATGGATCACAAGTATTCGGGATAAATCCATAGCGGCGAAGATCTTCACGAGAATCGACCGCCTGCGGCTAGGAAACTTTGGTGATTGTAAGAGTGTTGGAAATGGAGTGTTTGAACTTCGCTTGCATTTTGGGTCTGGTTACCGAATTTATTTTGGTGTCGTCGGATCAGAGGTGGTTCTCCTATTACTAGGAGGGGATAAGTCTTCTCAAAAGAAGGATATTTAA
- a CDS encoding transcriptional regulator — translation MAKQKRRIKSKDYDSFLKKQLQDPDMSAEYLSAAVREGSLEGFLIALKSVADAHGGIGTIAKVTNLNRQSMYRMFSERGNPTVSNLLTVLHALGIEISFISQEKKKKAA, via the coding sequence ATGGCTAAACAGAAAAGACGCATAAAATCCAAAGACTACGACAGCTTCCTGAAAAAGCAGCTACAAGACCCCGACATGTCGGCCGAGTATCTCTCTGCAGCAGTAAGAGAAGGCTCGCTGGAGGGCTTCCTGATTGCTCTTAAAAGTGTTGCCGACGCCCATGGTGGGATTGGTACTATTGCCAAAGTAACAAACCTCAATCGCCAAAGTATGTACCGAATGTTTTCTGAGCGAGGCAATCCTACAGTTTCAAATTTATTAACGGTGCTTCATGCCCTCGGTATTGAAATCTCCTTCATTTCCCAGGAGAAGAAGAAAAAGGCGGCATAA
- a CDS encoding aminoglycoside phosphotransferase family protein, producing the protein MEIRRSDVTKISGEHRSYLLEELKVTSKDLLAVGTEAEVYCYGESHVLKLYADPSRLVNLKTLKAFYDSLDDTPSGLKLPRIVTIKESGPLIAVIESKVPGQPLEGMLEKLDRSNQEQAEEIYLKAVRALAKIKIIYPPAKYMLFDESEESSTSNQTWPQFYERLLLEKVHKTGELLPNNVADFRAKFECLVESIRTDTAVDISAIHGDFYPGNLLVSADLSRAEGLVDFGSFTLFGDNMLDVASAIGFYRMYDPERRAIRNALLDRAEAMLPSLDNYRLYRYLAAHAIVTCDLYISEPDPRSNGHFQWAVEILEDSRIWSSLR; encoded by the coding sequence ATGGAGATCAGGCGATCAGACGTAACAAAAATTAGCGGAGAGCATCGCTCTTATCTGTTAGAGGAGCTGAAAGTCACGTCTAAAGACCTTTTAGCCGTCGGGACAGAGGCTGAGGTGTACTGTTATGGAGAATCCCACGTACTAAAACTCTATGCCGATCCAAGTCGATTGGTAAACCTCAAGACCCTCAAGGCATTTTATGACTCGCTGGATGATACGCCGAGTGGATTAAAGCTTCCCCGGATCGTTACGATCAAAGAGTCTGGGCCTCTTATTGCCGTTATTGAATCAAAAGTTCCCGGTCAGCCCTTGGAAGGAATGTTGGAAAAGCTAGATCGCTCCAATCAAGAGCAAGCTGAAGAGATTTACTTGAAAGCAGTCCGGGCGCTTGCAAAGATTAAAATTATCTACCCGCCGGCCAAGTACATGCTGTTTGACGAAAGTGAGGAAAGCTCAACCTCCAATCAAACATGGCCCCAGTTTTACGAGAGGCTTCTCTTAGAAAAAGTGCACAAGACGGGCGAGCTTCTACCGAATAATGTAGCAGATTTTAGAGCCAAGTTTGAGTGTCTAGTTGAGTCCATCAGGACGGATACTGCCGTGGATATATCAGCAATTCACGGTGATTTCTATCCGGGTAACCTGTTGGTCTCTGCAGACCTGTCCCGAGCCGAGGGATTGGTTGATTTTGGATCCTTTACGCTCTTTGGTGACAATATGCTCGATGTAGCAAGTGCTATCGGATTTTACCGTATGTACGATCCAGAGCGACGCGCGATTCGGAATGCACTTCTGGACCGTGCCGAGGCAATGCTGCCGTCTCTGGACAACTACCGTCTCTATCGCTACTTGGCAGCACATGCCATTGTTACCTGTGACCTATATATCTCTGAGCCCGATCCACGGAGCAATGGACATTTTCAGTGGGCGGTTGAAATTCTTGAAGACTCGCGGATTTGGTCTAGTCTGAGGTAG